One Natrinema marinum genomic window carries:
- a CDS encoding sugar phosphate nucleotidyltransferase, producing MSEYAAIVLAAGEGNRLRPLTRNRPKPMLPVATRPILEHVFDQLIDADVSEIVVVVGYRRNRVQSHFGPTYRNVPLTYVTQEKQLGTGDALLTAESAVDGTCLAVNGDQIVDSRIVRETIDGHDSDAAGTIALLQRGDIGEYGGVTVDDGTVTSIVEHPGDGRDYYLNAGVYVLEPEAFDAVRAAEPRDGEHLLVDGLSDLVDSGAEVRGVVSDGVWVDATYPWDLLDVSFELFDTGIVDGTRSADGHGTSTVHESAAIREPVVIDRDCVIEPGAVVGPYACLGENVTVGANAVVERSVVDADTRIGTGATALECVTGTGVTLGVGSVVPGGPSDVRVGDRVFEDEPLGALLADRVRDRGGVTYAPGTVVGSNTTVHVGATVRGTIAEGTEVQA from the coding sequence ATGTCCGAATACGCCGCGATCGTCCTCGCCGCCGGCGAAGGAAACCGGTTGCGTCCGCTCACCAGAAACCGGCCGAAGCCGATGCTCCCCGTGGCGACGAGACCGATCCTCGAGCACGTCTTCGATCAACTCATCGACGCCGACGTCTCGGAGATCGTCGTCGTTGTCGGATACAGACGCAATCGCGTCCAATCGCACTTCGGGCCGACGTACCGGAACGTTCCGCTCACGTACGTCACGCAGGAGAAACAACTCGGGACCGGTGACGCGCTGCTGACGGCTGAATCGGCCGTCGACGGCACCTGTCTCGCGGTCAACGGCGACCAGATCGTGGACAGTCGTATCGTTCGGGAGACGATCGACGGACACGACTCCGACGCCGCTGGGACCATCGCGTTGCTCCAGCGCGGCGATATCGGTGAATACGGCGGCGTCACCGTCGACGACGGAACCGTAACGAGCATCGTCGAGCATCCGGGCGATGGACGGGACTACTACCTCAACGCCGGCGTCTACGTGCTCGAGCCAGAAGCGTTCGACGCCGTACGCGCGGCCGAGCCGAGAGACGGGGAGCACCTCTTGGTAGACGGGCTCTCGGATCTCGTCGATTCGGGGGCCGAAGTCCGGGGAGTCGTCTCCGACGGCGTCTGGGTCGACGCGACGTATCCGTGGGACCTGCTCGACGTTTCGTTCGAACTGTTCGATACGGGAATCGTCGACGGAACTCGCTCGGCGGACGGTCACGGGACGTCGACCGTCCACGAGTCCGCAGCGATCCGAGAGCCGGTCGTGATCGATCGGGACTGTGTAATCGAACCGGGCGCGGTGGTCGGACCGTACGCGTGCCTCGGCGAGAACGTGACCGTCGGGGCGAACGCGGTCGTCGAACGGAGCGTCGTCGACGCCGACACGCGAATCGGGACCGGTGCGACCGCGCTCGAGTGCGTGACCGGGACCGGCGTGACCCTCGGAGTCGGCTCCGTCGTCCCCGGCGGACCGAGCGACGTTCGCGTCGGCGATCGCGTCTTCGAGGACGAACCGCTCGGTGCGCTGCTGGCGGATCGGGTCCGTGACCGGGGCGGAGTCACGTACGCACCAGGGACGGTCGTCGGATCGAACACCACCGTCCACGTCGGGGCGACCGTTCGCGGAACGATCGCCGAGGGAACGGAGGTGCAGGCGTAA